One Marasmius oreades isolate 03SP1 chromosome 2, whole genome shotgun sequence DNA segment encodes these proteins:
- a CDS encoding uncharacterized protein (BUSCO:EOG09263HE6): protein MLAPTWLRYAQKRFSFPSSRFNSSCIAPDHSVYISESTDPYFNLSFEDWLFRHKPAHQPLLLLYRDDPCVIIGRNQNPWKEVNFDALRARKDIPFVRRRSGGGTVYHDLGNTNFSIHLPRSSFDRKATAQVVLRAVRSLGLDARVNERNDICIGKEKVSGSAYKIVNKRAYHHGTMLISTRLDTLGDLLRTQKDTMETKGVASVRSPVCNLQQFISGLSHKAFMDAVVKEFRKEYGSLGEAQTVREESWRDLDYIKRGMAELPSWEWAYGQTPEFAYSVTHEFSWGGADVKLWSRHGIILDCDIHVSENALPPDDIGHMQKLLVGGRYAFITDDAHELRSDKPRWMELWNWLQNVMKS from the exons ATGCTTGCCCCAACTTGGCTTCGCTACGCTCAGAAACggttctctttcccttcatctcGGTTCAATTCGAGTTGCATCGCCCCAGACCATTCAGTCTATATTTCTGAATCAACAGATCCTTATTTCAACCTTTCCTTTGAAGACTG GCTTTTCCGACACAAACCAGCACATCAGCCCCTCCTACTGCTATACCGTGACGATCCCTGTGTCATAATAGGCAGAAATCAGAATCCATGGAAAGAAGTAAATTTCGACGCATTACGTGCCAGAAAGGACATCCCGTTTGTAAGACGAAGAAGTGGTGGGGGGACCGTGTATCAT GATCTAGGAAACACGAATTTCTCGATTCATCTCCCAAGGAGCTCGTTTGACCGAAAGGCAACGGCCCAGGTCGTCTTACGCGCCGTCCGTTCGCTGGGTTTAGACGCGAGGGTCAACGAACGGAATGATATATGCATTGGGAAGGAAAAG GTTTCAGGATCTGCCTACAAAATTGTGAACAAGAGAGCCTACCATCATGGCACTATGTTAATTTCAACCCGGTTAGACACGCTCGGAGACTTGTTGCGAACTCAGAAA GACACGATGGAGACAAAGGGGGTTGCCTCGGTCAGATCTCCTGTTTGCAATCTTCAACAATTCATTTCAGGGTTAAGTCACAAGGCATTCATGGATGCTGTGGTGAAAGAATTCCGAAAGGAGTACGGCAGTCTTGGCGAG GCCCAGACAGTCCGCGAAGAGAGTTGGCGAGATCTGGATTACATTAAACGTGGAATGGCCGAACTTCCG AGCTGGGAATGGGCTTATGGACAAACTCCGGAATTCGCTTATTCAGTTACTCACGAATTTAGCTGGGGAGGAGCG GATGTCAAACTGTGGTCGAGACATGGAATCATTCTTGACTGTGATATACACGTTTCGGAGAACGCACTACCGCCAGATGACATCGGACACATGCAGAAATTGTTGGTTGGTGGACGGTATGCGTTTATCACAGACGACGCGCATGAGCTAAGGTCTGACAAGCCGAGGTGGATGGAGTTGTGGAATTGGTTGCAGAACGTAATGAAGAGCTGA